In a genomic window of Rhizophagus irregularis chromosome 11, complete sequence:
- a CDS encoding uncharacterized protein (SECRETED:cutsite_SLS-GP; SECRETED:prob_0.3657); SECRETED:SignalP(1-32), which yields MEKMEQKNGSQQSVKALLYFAVMSVFLRASLSGPNTISPQHNIHYETLVGTSEPTTENLLATNISLTPNDEETKAIYQVALLPTNNAGVFSVVLASAATFLNLT from the coding sequence atggaaaaaatggaACAAAAAAACGGTTCACAACAAAGTGTAAAGGCACTCTTATATTTCGCAGTAATGTCAGTCTTTTTAAGAGCATCATTATCAGGACCAAATACTATCAGTCCACAACACAACATACACTATGAAACTCTAGTTGGCACATCTGAACCAACGACTGAAAACCTGTTGGCAACGAACATAAGTTTAACACCAAACGACGAAGAAACTAAAGCAATTTATCAGGTTGCTTTATTACCCACGAATAACGCTGGTGTATTCAGTGTTGTATTAGCAAGCGCTGCGACATTTTTAAATCTAACAtga